One genomic window of Gammaproteobacteria bacterium includes the following:
- the pnp gene encoding polyribonucleotide nucleotidyltransferase, translated as MTPIRKEFEFGQYVVAIDTGVVARQASGAVLVSMGDTVVLVTIVGRKEADAGRGFFPLTVNYQERTYAAGKIPGGFFKREGRPSENETLTSRLIDRPIRPLFPKGFINEVQIIATVVSLDKEVNPDIPALLGASAALAISGMPVSAVLGAARIGYQNGEYILNPTVSDLKESSLDLVVAGTENAVLMVESEADLLSEEVMLGAVMFGHEKLQTAIKAIEELAKEVGNPAWEWQAAEENSALTSAVESGYTSEVRDAYKIQDKQDRSSRLSEIRSSAVEALTADESVEWSVDEVKAAIGKLEKNTVRGQIIAGEPRIDGRDLSAVRDIDVKVGILPRVHGTALFTRGETQALVACTLGTDRDAQLIDAIAGEYKEPFMLHYNFPPFCVGETGFVGSPKRREIGHGRLAKRGILAVMPDMADYPYVVRVVSEITESNGSSSMASVCGTSLALMDAGVPIKAPVAGIAMGLIKEGEKFAVLSDILGDEDHLGDMDFKVAGTATGISALQMDIKIDGITKEIMAAALEQAKEGRLYILEKMNEVISETREELSDFAPRIVTIKVHPDKIRDIIGKGGATIRALTEATGASIDIDDDGTVKVASADNAAAEDAIERIKAITADVEVGATYEGKIVKIMDFGAFVNLLPGKDGLVHISQICHERVEKVSDKLSEGEVIKVKVLEVDKQGRIRLSMKALVEHEGE; from the coding sequence GTGACACCAATCAGAAAAGAGTTTGAGTTTGGTCAATATGTGGTTGCCATTGATACGGGCGTAGTCGCTCGTCAAGCTAGTGGCGCAGTCTTGGTTAGTATGGGTGATACTGTTGTGCTCGTCACGATTGTTGGTCGAAAAGAAGCTGATGCAGGACGTGGTTTTTTCCCGTTGACGGTGAATTACCAGGAACGCACTTATGCAGCTGGAAAAATCCCTGGTGGTTTTTTTAAGCGCGAAGGCCGACCTTCTGAAAATGAAACGCTCACATCTCGTTTGATTGATCGTCCGATTCGCCCCTTGTTTCCAAAAGGCTTTATTAACGAAGTTCAAATCATTGCAACAGTGGTTTCCCTTGATAAAGAAGTAAACCCTGATATTCCAGCGTTGCTGGGAGCATCAGCAGCATTAGCGATCTCTGGAATGCCAGTGAGTGCAGTTCTGGGTGCAGCGCGTATCGGTTATCAAAACGGTGAATATATACTCAATCCAACAGTATCTGATCTGAAAGAGTCTAGCTTGGATTTGGTGGTGGCGGGTACTGAAAATGCTGTTTTGATGGTTGAGTCTGAAGCCGATTTGCTGAGTGAAGAGGTTATGCTGGGCGCTGTGATGTTTGGTCATGAGAAACTTCAAACCGCAATCAAGGCAATTGAAGAGCTGGCAAAAGAAGTCGGTAACCCTGCCTGGGAGTGGCAAGCGGCTGAAGAAAATAGTGCATTAACCAGTGCAGTTGAGTCGGGTTATACAAGTGAAGTACGTGATGCTTATAAAATTCAGGATAAGCAAGATCGTAGCTCACGTCTGTCAGAAATTCGTAGCAGTGCTGTAGAGGCATTGACTGCTGATGAGTCGGTTGAGTGGTCTGTTGACGAAGTTAAAGCCGCGATTGGCAAATTGGAGAAAAATACGGTTCGTGGGCAAATTATTGCTGGTGAGCCACGTATTGATGGTCGTGATCTGAGTGCTGTGCGTGATATCGACGTTAAAGTAGGTATCTTGCCTCGTGTGCATGGTACTGCGCTGTTTACTCGCGGCGAAACTCAAGCGCTCGTGGCTTGTACTTTAGGTACCGATCGTGACGCGCAACTTATTGATGCAATAGCCGGTGAATATAAAGAGCCATTCATGCTGCATTACAACTTCCCTCCTTTTTGTGTGGGTGAAACAGGTTTCGTTGGCAGCCCTAAGCGTCGTGAGATTGGTCATGGCCGGTTAGCGAAGCGAGGAATTTTAGCTGTGATGCCAGACATGGCTGACTACCCATATGTGGTTCGTGTTGTTTCTGAAATTACTGAGTCTAATGGTTCCAGTTCAATGGCTTCTGTGTGCGGCACAAGCTTGGCCTTGATGGATGCAGGTGTTCCTATTAAAGCCCCTGTTGCAGGTATTGCAATGGGTCTCATTAAAGAAGGCGAAAAATTTGCGGTGCTGAGTGATATTCTTGGTGATGAAGATCATCTTGGAGATATGGACTTCAAAGTTGCCGGTACTGCGACCGGTATCAGTGCGTTGCAAATGGATATCAAAATTGATGGTATCACTAAAGAGATTATGGCGGCTGCACTTGAGCAAGCAAAAGAAGGGCGTTTGTACATTCTGGAAAAAATGAACGAAGTCATCTCTGAAACACGTGAAGAGTTATCTGACTTTGCGCCACGTATTGTAACGATTAAAGTTCATCCTGATAAAATTCGTGACATCATTGGTAAGGGCGGTGCAACAATTCGTGCTCTTACTGAAGCCACAGGCGCATCAATTGATATTGACGATGATGGAACGGTTAAAGTTGCTTCTGCTGATAATGCTGCTGCCGAAGATGCGATTGAACGGATTAAAGCGATCACTGCTGATGTGGAAGTGGGCGCAACTTATGAAGGTAAAATTGTTAAAATAATGGACTTTGGAGCCTTTGTGAACTTGCTTCCGGGTAAAGACGGCTTGGTTCATATTTCACAAATTTGTCATGAACGTGTTGAAAAAGTAAGTGACAAATTGAGTGAGGGCGAAGTGATTAAAGTCAAAGTGTTGGAAGTTGATAAGCAGGGCCGTATTAGATTGAGTATGAAGGCACTTGTTGAGCACGAAGGCGAATAG
- a CDS encoding prepilin-type N-terminal cleavage/methylation domain-containing protein, translating to MEKSGFSLVELLIAISIIGILAGIAYPSYVDSVKKSHRADVQGALMEFAAAMVRFQSQNLTYVGAAPTVPGTPAATIFASQTPLHSNKKTYNITIQALTASTYTLRATPISTGPQKDDGYLELLSTGQRNWDRDNNSVVSTEEQTW from the coding sequence ATGGAAAAATCAGGTTTTAGTTTGGTTGAATTGCTTATAGCCATTTCAATAATTGGCATATTGGCTGGAATTGCTTACCCGAGCTATGTTGATAGTGTCAAAAAAAGCCACCGTGCGGATGTGCAAGGTGCGTTGATGGAGTTCGCAGCAGCGATGGTACGTTTTCAATCTCAAAACCTCACTTATGTGGGTGCAGCTCCAACAGTGCCAGGCACACCTGCTGCCACGATTTTCGCATCACAAACGCCCCTTCATAGCAATAAAAAAACTTATAATATAACAATACAGGCTTTAACAGCATCGACTTATACATTGCGTGCAACCCCCATTAGTACTGGCCCACAAAAGGACGACGGCTATTTGGAGCTGCTTTCTACCGGGCAAAGAAATTGGGATAGAGATAATAACAGTGTAGTAAGTACGGAAGAACAAACATGGTAA
- the rpsO gene encoding 30S ribosomal protein S15: MAFDAARKSEIVKEYQTAEGDTGSPEVQVALLSGHIDHLSGHFKEHKHDNHSRQGLLRMVHQRRKLLSYLNKKDSERYRTLIGRLGLRK; encoded by the coding sequence ATGGCATTCGACGCCGCACGTAAATCAGAAATCGTAAAAGAATACCAAACAGCAGAAGGTGATACAGGTTCGCCTGAAGTTCAAGTGGCATTGCTGTCTGGTCATATTGACCATCTTTCAGGGCATTTCAAAGAGCATAAGCATGATAATCATTCGCGCCAAGGGCTGCTCAGAATGGTTCATCAACGTCGTAAATTGCTGAGCTATCTAAATAAGAAAGATAGCGAGCGTTATCGCACTTTGATCGGGCGATTAGGCTTACGTAAATAA